Genomic window (Terriglobales bacterium):
CGGCTGGGCAACCGGCCCTTCGACCTGGTGCTGCTCGACTTCGCCCTGCCCGACCGCAATGGGGCCGAGGTACTGCACGATATCCGCGACCGCGACCCCCAGCTCTCCGTCATCATGATCACCGCCTATGGCACGGTGGAGAACGCGGTCACGGCCATGCGGGCGGGCGCCACCAACTTCATCCAGAAACCATGGGACAACGAGAAGCTGCTGGCCGATGTCCGCGCCGCCGTCGCTCGCCGCCGGGTGGAAGAGGAGAACGTCCAGCTCAAGCGCGCGCTCAAGCAGCGCTACAACTTCGAGCACATCGTGGGCAAGAGCGATCCCATGCTGCGCATCTTCGACCTGGTGGCGCAGGTCGCCGCCAGCCGCTCCACCATCCTCATCCAGGGCGAGAGTGGCACGGGCAAGGAGTTGATCGCCAAAGCCATCCACATGAACTCGTCGCGCAAGGACCGGCCTTTCGTTCCCGTCAACACCGGCTCCATGCCCGCCGACCTGCTGGAGTCCACGCTCTTCGGCCACGTCAAGGGCGCCTTCACCAGCGCCATCGCCTCCAAGAAAGGCCTGTTCGAGGTGGCCGACCGCGGCACGCTCTTCCTGGACGAGATCGCCACCATGGGCCTCGACACCCAGTCCAAGATCCTGCGCGTGCTGCAGGACCGCAAGTTCATGCACCTGGGCGGAGTGCAGGAACTCCAGGTGGACGTGCGCATCATC
Coding sequences:
- a CDS encoding sigma-54 dependent transcriptional regulator: MPEAAVLTRKPAGREAATPASILIIDDEAAIRESLTTLLELEGYEVESAETGEQGLARLGNRPFDLVLLDFALPDRNGAEVLHDIRDRDPQLSVIMITAYGTVENAVTAMRAGATNFIQKPWDNEKLLADVRAAVARRRVEEENVQLKRALKQRYNFEHIVGKSDPMLRIFDLVAQVAASRSTILIQGESGTGKELIAKAIHMNSSRKDRPFVPVNTGSMPADLLESTLFGHVKGAFTSAIASKKGLFEVADRGTLFLDEIATMGLDTQSKILRVLQDRKFMHLGGVQELQVDVRIIAATNIDLKLQVTEGRFREDLYYRLNVITVDLPPLR